The following proteins are co-located in the Microvirga ossetica genome:
- the fabZ gene encoding 3-hydroxyacyl-ACP dehydratase FabZ, protein MSEAPNTLQTADIMEILELLPHRYPFLLVDKIIEIDGDKSCIGIKNVTFNEPQFSGHFPSRPIFPGVFLIEAMAQTAGAICVKAKIAEQAKPKQVFFMTIDKVKFRKPVEPGDRVEFHMRKLNNRRNMWWYKGEAKVDGKIVCEAEVSAMLVLE, encoded by the coding sequence ATGTCCGAAGCGCCCAACACGCTTCAAACCGCCGATATTATGGAGATTCTGGAGCTCCTGCCGCACCGGTATCCCTTCCTCCTGGTCGACAAGATCATCGAGATCGACGGGGACAAGTCCTGCATCGGCATCAAGAACGTCACCTTCAATGAGCCACAATTCAGCGGCCATTTTCCCTCCCGTCCGATCTTCCCGGGCGTTTTCCTGATCGAGGCGATGGCTCAGACGGCGGGAGCCATCTGCGTCAAGGCGAAGATAGCCGAGCAGGCCAAGCCAAAGCAGGTGTTCTTCATGACCATCGACAAGGTGAAGTTCCGCAAGCCTGTCGAGCCGGGCGACCGGGTCGAGTTCCACATGCGCAAGCTGAACAACCGCCGCAACATGTGGTGGTACAAGGGCGAAGCGAAGGTCGACGGCAAGATCGTCTGCGAGGCCGAGGTCAGTGCCATGCTGGTGCTCGAATAA
- the lpxA gene encoding acyl-ACP--UDP-N-acetylglucosamine O-acyltransferase — METVIHPTAVIEDGAKIGAGAKIGPFCTIGPEVELGEGCQLLSHVALAGRTKIGPRTRIFPFASIGHIPQDLKYKGESSTLEIGSDCMIREGVTMNPGTEGGGLRTIIGDRCAFLANSHVGHDTKVGNDCILSNNVMLAGHVTVGDFVIFGGGSAVIQYARVGSHAFVGGMSGLENDLIPYGMAMGNRAHLAGLNIIGLRRRGFTREQIHDIRRAYRLLFADEGTLSERVEDVAGEFDDHPFVHEILDFIREGKDRAICTPRDPVNSVA; from the coding sequence ATGGAAACCGTAATTCATCCGACCGCCGTCATCGAGGACGGTGCGAAGATCGGCGCCGGCGCAAAGATCGGCCCGTTCTGCACGATCGGTCCCGAGGTCGAGCTCGGCGAGGGCTGCCAGCTCCTCAGCCATGTGGCTCTGGCCGGACGCACGAAGATCGGCCCCCGGACGCGCATCTTCCCCTTCGCCTCGATCGGCCACATCCCGCAGGATCTCAAATACAAGGGCGAGTCGTCGACCCTCGAGATCGGTTCCGATTGCATGATCCGCGAAGGCGTGACCATGAATCCCGGCACCGAGGGCGGCGGTCTGCGCACGATCATCGGCGACCGCTGCGCCTTCCTGGCCAATTCCCATGTGGGCCACGACACGAAGGTCGGCAACGACTGCATCCTGTCCAACAACGTGATGCTGGCAGGCCATGTCACGGTGGGCGATTTCGTGATCTTCGGCGGCGGCTCGGCCGTGATCCAATATGCACGCGTCGGCTCACACGCCTTCGTCGGCGGCATGTCGGGACTGGAGAACGATCTCATCCCCTATGGCATGGCCATGGGCAACAGGGCGCATCTCGCCGGCCTCAACATCATTGGGTTGCGCCGGCGCGGCTTCACCCGCGAGCAGATCCACGACATCCGCCGCGCCTATCGCCTGCTCTTTGCGGATGAGGGCACGTTGTCCGAGCGTGTCGAAGACGTCGCCGGCGAGTTCGACGATCATCCCTTCGTGCACGAGATCCTCGACTTCATCCGTGAGGGCAAGGATCGCGCCATCTGCACGCCGCGGGACCCGGTCAATTCGGTCGCCTGA
- a CDS encoding LpxI family protein has translation MPAGPIAILAGAGQLPIQLVNHLERTGQEVRVMAFRGFAEAELQRRAHATVDLLDLKTITSTLEGWRPQAVSLVGAVRRPGFSALLSAYSLLRNMQEVKEVISRGDDQVLRGAVMLLEERGHRVVGAHELAPDLVASRALTGALQPGADDWDAIGFGLDLLASLSAFDIGQGAIVAHRHVLAIEGPEGTDRMMRRVRKMRQAWFGLRRREEGGVLIKAAKRGQDLRVDMPTIGPKTVVEAASAGLSGIAIGAGSTFVLEQDETLRTADRLGLFLTTVDLPWMERPLG, from the coding sequence ATGCCCGCAGGCCCAATCGCGATTCTCGCCGGGGCCGGGCAGCTTCCCATCCAACTCGTGAACCATCTCGAGCGGACGGGACAGGAGGTGCGTGTAATGGCGTTCCGCGGCTTCGCTGAGGCCGAGCTGCAGCGCCGCGCCCACGCCACCGTCGATCTTCTCGACCTCAAGACCATCACGAGCACCCTCGAAGGGTGGCGGCCGCAGGCCGTCTCCCTCGTCGGCGCCGTGCGCCGTCCCGGCTTCTCCGCGCTTCTTAGCGCCTATTCGCTGCTGCGGAACATGCAGGAGGTGAAGGAAGTCATCAGCCGCGGGGACGATCAGGTTCTTCGCGGGGCGGTGATGCTGCTCGAGGAGCGGGGGCACAGGGTCGTCGGCGCTCATGAGCTTGCCCCCGACCTCGTCGCGTCCCGCGCCCTGACCGGTGCGCTGCAGCCCGGCGCCGACGACTGGGACGCCATCGGCTTCGGCCTCGATCTTCTCGCATCCCTGTCCGCCTTCGATATCGGCCAGGGCGCCATCGTCGCTCACCGCCATGTCCTGGCGATCGAGGGGCCCGAGGGCACCGACAGGATGATGCGGCGGGTCAGGAAGATGCGGCAAGCCTGGTTCGGTCTGCGCCGTCGGGAAGAGGGCGGAGTGCTGATCAAGGCGGCCAAGCGTGGGCAGGATCTGCGCGTCGACATGCCGACAATCGGGCCGAAGACCGTGGTCGAAGCAGCCAGCGCAGGCCTGTCCGGGATCGCCATCGGCGCAGGCTCCACCTTCGTGCTGGAGCAGGACGAAACCCTGCGCACGGCCGACCGTCTGGGACTGTTTCTCACGACTGTCGACCTTCCCTGGATGGAGCGACCTCTTGGCTGA
- the lpxB gene encoding lipid-A-disaccharide synthase: MADTEPLTIWIVSGEESGDQLGAKLMRSLKTRLGADRVSFGGVGGHAMAKEGLASLFPLEEISVMGFSAVIARLPSILRHIRFTADAIVKARPDMLIIIDSPDFTHRVAKAVRQRAPQIAIVDYVSPSVWAWRPGRAPKMRAYVDHLLALLPFEPEAHRRLGGPPTTYVGHPLIERLDEIRPVPGERGGKDNGPIRLLVLPGSRRSEVSRLMEPFGAALALLKERSPRSFEVTIPAVSHLAQEIRTQAEGWSVKPRIVEGEAAKWTAFREADAALAASGTVTLELGLSGVPMVVAYRVSKIEEVLKYLIKAPSIVLTNLVLGENVIPELIQWDCTPEKLADALLPLLSDTPERQRQIEAFRRLDELMKIGNEMPSERAARVVEDVLGSKERV, translated from the coding sequence TTGGCTGACACAGAGCCGCTGACGATCTGGATCGTGTCGGGCGAGGAATCGGGCGACCAGCTCGGTGCCAAGCTGATGCGCTCGCTCAAGACGCGCCTCGGAGCCGACCGCGTGAGCTTCGGCGGCGTGGGCGGCCACGCGATGGCAAAGGAAGGCTTGGCCAGCCTGTTTCCGCTCGAAGAGATTTCGGTGATGGGATTTTCCGCCGTCATCGCGCGGCTGCCGTCGATCCTCAGGCACATCCGCTTCACCGCCGACGCCATCGTGAAGGCGAGGCCGGACATGCTCATCATCATCGACAGTCCGGACTTCACCCACCGGGTCGCCAAGGCGGTCCGGCAACGCGCGCCGCAGATCGCCATCGTCGATTATGTCAGCCCCTCCGTCTGGGCCTGGCGGCCGGGCCGCGCTCCGAAGATGCGCGCCTATGTCGATCACCTTCTGGCCCTGCTGCCCTTCGAGCCGGAGGCACACAGGCGCCTCGGTGGTCCGCCGACAACTTACGTCGGTCACCCGCTGATCGAGCGCCTCGACGAGATCCGACCGGTGCCCGGAGAGCGAGGGGGCAAGGACAACGGGCCGATCAGGCTTCTCGTCCTGCCCGGCAGCCGCCGCTCCGAGGTGAGCCGCCTGATGGAGCCGTTCGGCGCGGCTCTGGCGCTGCTGAAGGAGCGCTCGCCGCGATCTTTCGAGGTCACGATTCCAGCGGTTTCCCATCTCGCGCAGGAGATCAGGACACAGGCCGAGGGCTGGAGCGTGAAGCCGCGGATCGTCGAGGGGGAGGCTGCCAAATGGACGGCTTTCCGCGAGGCCGATGCCGCCCTTGCCGCGTCAGGGACCGTGACGCTTGAGCTCGGCCTCTCCGGCGTGCCGATGGTCGTCGCCTACCGGGTCTCGAAGATCGAGGAGGTCCTGAAATATCTCATCAAGGCACCCTCCATCGTCCTCACCAACCTGGTGCTCGGCGAGAACGTCATCCCGGAGCTGATCCAGTGGGATTGCACGCCCGAAAAGCTCGCTGATGCGCTCCTGCCGCTTCTGAGCGACACGCCCGAGCGCCAAAGACAGATCGAGGCTTTCCGCAGACTCGATGAGCTGATGAAGATTGGCAATGAGATGCCGAGCGAGCGGGCGGCGCGGGTCGTGGAAGATGTGCTCGGCTCGAAAGAACGCGTCTAA
- the gltA gene encoding citrate synthase — protein MSSPTSTVTVDNKSVELPVKEGTIGPSVIDISKLYGQTGMFTYDPGFTSTAATESKITYIDGDAGILLYRGYPIDQLAEHGDFLETCYLLLYGELPTAAQKADFDYRVTRHTMVHDQMHRFFTGFRRDAHPMAIMVACVGALSAFYHDSTDISDPHQRMIASMRMIAKMPTLAAMAYKYSIGQPFVYPQNDLDYTSNFLRMCFAVPAEEYKVNPVLSRALDRIFILHADHEQNASTSTVRLAGSSGANPFACIAAGIACLWGPAHGGANEAALKMLEEIGTPDRIPEYIAKAKDKNDPFRLMGFGHRVYKNYDPRARIMQKTTHEVLNELGIKDDPLLDVAVELEQIALKDDYFVEKKLYPNIDFYSGITLKAMGFPTSMFTVLFALARTVGWIAQWSEMIEDPSQRIGRPRQLYTGATERDYVTVAQRG, from the coding sequence ATGAGTTCCCCCACCAGCACAGTCACCGTTGACAACAAGTCCGTGGAACTGCCGGTAAAAGAAGGCACGATCGGCCCGAGCGTCATCGACATTTCCAAGCTCTACGGCCAGACCGGGATGTTCACCTACGATCCCGGCTTTACCTCGACGGCCGCCACCGAGTCGAAGATCACCTATATCGATGGCGACGCCGGCATCCTGCTCTATCGCGGCTATCCCATCGACCAGCTCGCCGAGCACGGCGACTTCCTCGAGACCTGCTATCTGCTCCTCTACGGAGAGCTGCCGACCGCAGCCCAGAAGGCCGATTTCGACTATCGCGTCACGCGCCACACCATGGTGCACGACCAGATGCACCGGTTCTTCACCGGCTTCCGCCGCGACGCGCATCCGATGGCGATCATGGTGGCCTGCGTCGGCGCGCTCTCGGCCTTCTATCACGACTCGACCGACATCTCCGACCCGCACCAGCGCATGATCGCCTCGATGCGCATGATCGCGAAGATGCCGACGCTCGCCGCCATGGCCTACAAGTACTCCATCGGCCAGCCCTTCGTGTATCCGCAGAACGATCTGGACTATACCTCCAACTTCCTGCGCATGTGCTTCGCGGTGCCGGCCGAAGAGTACAAGGTCAACCCGGTGCTCTCGCGGGCGCTCGACCGGATCTTCATCCTGCATGCCGATCACGAGCAGAACGCCTCGACCTCGACGGTGCGGCTCGCCGGATCCTCGGGCGCGAACCCCTTCGCCTGCATCGCGGCCGGCATCGCCTGCCTGTGGGGGCCTGCCCATGGCGGCGCCAACGAAGCGGCGCTGAAGATGCTTGAGGAGATCGGAACGCCCGACCGCATTCCGGAATACATCGCGAAGGCCAAGGACAAGAACGACCCGTTCCGTCTCATGGGCTTCGGCCACCGGGTCTACAAGAACTACGACCCGCGCGCCCGCATCATGCAGAAGACCACCCACGAGGTGCTCAACGAGCTCGGCATCAAGGACGATCCGCTCCTCGATGTGGCCGTGGAGCTCGAGCAGATCGCGCTGAAGGACGATTACTTCGTCGAGAAGAAGCTCTATCCGAACATCGATTTCTATTCGGGCATCACGCTGAAGGCAATGGGCTTCCCGACCTCGATGTTCACGGTGCTGTTCGCGCTCGCCCGCACGGTCGGCTGGATCGCCCAGTGGAGCGAGATGATCGAGGACCCGTCCCAGCGCATCGGCCGCCCGCGCCAGCTCTATACCGGCGCGACGGAGCGCGACTACGTGACGGTCGCGCAGCGCGGATAA
- the gltX gene encoding glutamate--tRNA ligase: protein MTVVTRFAPSPTGFLHIGGGRTALFNWLYAKRHGGKMLLRIEDTDRERSTNSAIAAILDGLTWLGLDWDGDAIYQFSRAGRHKEVAESLLAQGRAYYCYASQQELEEMRESARKEGKPLRYDGRWRDRDPSEAPAGVKPVIRLKAPTEGETVVEDEVQGRVVWQNKDLDDLVLLRSDGTPTYMLAVVVDDHDMGVTHVIRGDDHLTNAARQTQIYQALGWDVPTMAHIPLIHGPDGAKLSKRHGALGVEAYRSMGYLPEALRNYLVRLGWSHGDQEIFSTQEMIDAFDLGSIGRSPARFDFAKLENINGHYMRQSDDERLVRALEDLLPELDKDEHHLGRTFKPALREKLLAAMPGLKERAKTLVELLDSAYYLYAQRPLHPDEKAASLLADGRSRLAGLDAKLDAVSDWSAQSVEAVVREHAEAIGVKLGQVAQPLRAALTGRATSPGLFDVMAVLGKDETLLRLRDQFKDASAA from the coding sequence ATGACCGTCGTCACCCGCTTCGCCCCCTCGCCCACCGGCTTCCTGCATATTGGAGGGGGACGCACGGCCCTGTTCAACTGGCTCTATGCCAAGCGGCATGGCGGCAAGATGCTGCTGCGTATCGAGGACACGGACCGGGAACGCTCCACGAATTCCGCCATCGCCGCAATCCTCGATGGCCTGACATGGCTCGGCCTGGATTGGGACGGCGACGCGATCTACCAGTTTTCCCGGGCTGGCCGGCACAAGGAGGTCGCCGAAAGCCTGCTTGCCCAGGGCCGCGCCTATTACTGCTATGCCAGCCAGCAGGAGCTGGAGGAGATGCGCGAGAGCGCCCGCAAGGAAGGTAAGCCCCTGCGCTATGACGGCCGCTGGCGCGACCGCGACCCATCCGAGGCTCCGGCGGGCGTGAAGCCCGTCATCCGCCTGAAGGCGCCCACAGAGGGCGAGACGGTGGTCGAGGACGAGGTCCAGGGCCGCGTGGTCTGGCAGAACAAGGATCTCGACGATCTCGTGCTCCTGCGCTCGGACGGGACGCCGACCTACATGCTTGCGGTGGTGGTGGACGATCACGACATGGGCGTGACCCATGTGATCCGCGGCGACGATCATCTCACCAATGCCGCACGCCAGACGCAGATCTATCAGGCGCTCGGCTGGGACGTGCCGACCATGGCGCATATCCCGCTCATCCATGGGCCGGACGGCGCCAAGCTGTCGAAGCGTCACGGAGCATTGGGCGTCGAGGCCTATCGCAGCATGGGCTACCTTCCAGAAGCCTTGCGCAACTATCTCGTGCGCCTCGGCTGGAGCCATGGCGACCAGGAGATCTTCTCGACCCAGGAGATGATCGACGCCTTCGATCTCGGCAGCATCGGGCGCTCGCCCGCCCGCTTCGATTTCGCCAAGCTGGAGAACATCAACGGCCACTACATGCGCCAGTCCGACGACGAGCGGCTGGTGCGCGCTTTGGAAGATCTGCTGCCGGAACTGGATAAGGACGAGCACCATCTCGGCCGCACCTTCAAGCCGGCCCTGCGCGAGAAGCTACTCGCGGCGATGCCCGGCCTGAAGGAGCGCGCCAAAACGCTCGTGGAGCTTCTCGACAGCGCCTATTACCTCTATGCCCAGCGCCCGCTGCATCCGGACGAGAAAGCGGCGAGCCTCCTCGCGGACGGCCGTTCGCGCCTCGCCGGCCTCGACGCAAAGCTCGACGCCGTTTCCGACTGGTCGGCGCAGAGCGTGGAGGCGGTGGTCCGCGAGCATGCTGAGGCGATCGGGGTCAAGCTCGGCCAAGTGGCTCAGCCGCTTCGAGCGGCGCTCACCGGGCGGGCGACATCCCCGGGTCTTTTTGATGTGATGGCGGTGCTGGGCAAGGACGAAACGCTGTTGCGCTTGAGAGACCAGTTCAAGGATGCATCTGCCGCATAG
- a CDS encoding ComEC/Rec2 family competence protein yields the protein MEDTQAKSRRIPHASARAVALPRAWSAGIDWGPFDGRGRLSRAIAREIEQRRLFPWIAVCFGIGILLFFQADGTPALWAPIGAFAISCIGAFVLRGRVWALSATIALAAIFAGFAAGAIRTGSVAAPVLNRVVIAPLTGFIDREEGQRLLLRLVELKDGAQTERPRLVRVSVRKGAQLSAGQFVAGTARLLPPPEAAWPGGYDFARDAYYKGIGAVGSMVGQVRVLEPAVKPDWTLQLAAQVDAARNVLTQRIASAIGGPAGGVGAALVTGKRGLIPEPTNDVLRGAGIYHIVSISGLHMVLAAGTFFWLVRALLALAPAFALLWPVKKIAAVSAMVGATVYCIFSGSDVATERSLVMTLVMFGAMLVDRPALSIRNLSIAALIVLAREPEALLGPSFQMSFGAVAAMMALVPLMHLKGESGPSAVLERSLKWSGQALFGLLITTLVASLATAPFSAYHFQSLNPYGLVGNALALPLVSLVVMPSAVLGVLAYPFGLDRPVWQLMGAAVSQVLEVSAWVGNFSGSTLVVPALSIGALALLSLALLVLTIPASALRWLAVLPAGAGLVMAATPPRYDIFADRDGAGAAIRSAGGQLALVGRPSDFVAEQWLRADGDDRSVDDAGLRQDSRCDSAGCVVIAGEGRRIAFVQDFAAFEEDCRRAAVIVSRIQAPPNCSVSLLLDRDALKERGAVTLRFGTQTVEILSVRKGREVLPLVTANTAPPAVLPAQDRPRHARPVPEQDFPDEDVSTGEPD from the coding sequence ATGGAAGACACCCAGGCAAAGTCTCGCAGGATCCCGCATGCTTCGGCGCGGGCTGTGGCTTTGCCGCGGGCCTGGAGCGCCGGCATCGATTGGGGCCCTTTCGACGGGCGCGGCCGGCTCTCGCGGGCCATCGCCCGGGAGATCGAGCAGCGCCGGCTGTTCCCTTGGATCGCCGTGTGCTTCGGGATCGGCATCCTCCTGTTCTTCCAGGCCGACGGGACACCGGCCCTCTGGGCGCCCATTGGGGCGTTTGCGATCTCCTGCATCGGTGCCTTCGTCCTGCGCGGCCGCGTATGGGCGCTGTCCGCGACGATTGCCCTTGCCGCGATCTTTGCCGGTTTCGCTGCCGGCGCCATTCGGACCGGCAGCGTTGCCGCGCCCGTTCTCAACCGCGTCGTCATCGCGCCCCTCACGGGCTTCATCGATCGCGAGGAAGGGCAGCGGCTGCTCCTGCGGCTGGTTGAGCTGAAGGATGGCGCGCAAACCGAGCGGCCGCGTCTCGTACGCGTCTCGGTTCGTAAAGGGGCACAGCTTAGCGCAGGGCAGTTCGTTGCCGGCACCGCCCGACTGCTGCCGCCGCCCGAGGCCGCCTGGCCGGGTGGCTACGATTTTGCGCGCGACGCCTATTACAAGGGGATCGGGGCCGTGGGATCCATGGTCGGGCAGGTGCGGGTTCTCGAACCGGCCGTAAAGCCGGATTGGACCCTGCAGCTGGCGGCACAGGTCGACGCGGCGCGCAATGTGCTGACCCAACGCATTGCGTCCGCCATCGGCGGGCCGGCCGGCGGCGTCGGCGCGGCGCTCGTGACGGGCAAGCGCGGACTCATTCCGGAGCCCACGAACGACGTGCTGCGCGGAGCGGGCATCTATCACATCGTGTCGATCTCGGGGCTCCACATGGTGCTCGCGGCCGGCACGTTCTTCTGGCTGGTGCGCGCTCTTCTCGCTCTCGCACCGGCATTCGCCTTGCTCTGGCCGGTGAAGAAGATCGCTGCCGTCTCGGCCATGGTCGGTGCGACGGTCTACTGCATCTTTTCCGGTTCGGACGTTGCCACGGAGCGCTCCCTCGTCATGACCCTCGTGATGTTCGGCGCGATGCTCGTGGACCGGCCCGCCCTGAGCATCCGCAACCTGTCGATCGCGGCGCTCATCGTCCTTGCCCGCGAGCCGGAGGCCTTGCTGGGGCCGAGCTTCCAGATGTCCTTCGGCGCCGTTGCGGCGATGATGGCGCTCGTGCCGCTGATGCATCTGAAGGGCGAAAGCGGGCCCTCGGCCGTGCTCGAGCGGTCCTTAAAATGGAGCGGGCAGGCGCTGTTCGGATTGCTGATCACGACCTTGGTGGCGAGCCTGGCGACAGCACCTTTCTCGGCCTACCACTTCCAGAGCCTCAACCCTTACGGGCTTGTCGGCAACGCGTTGGCCCTGCCGCTCGTCTCGCTTGTCGTCATGCCCTCGGCGGTCCTCGGCGTGCTGGCCTATCCGTTCGGACTCGACAGGCCGGTCTGGCAGCTCATGGGAGCCGCCGTATCGCAGGTGCTCGAGGTGTCCGCCTGGGTGGGCAACTTCAGCGGATCGACGCTTGTGGTACCGGCTCTGAGCATCGGCGCGCTGGCGCTCCTGAGCCTAGCGCTGCTCGTGCTGACAATCCCGGCGTCCGCCCTGCGCTGGCTGGCCGTGCTCCCTGCGGGAGCGGGCCTCGTCATGGCTGCAACGCCGCCGCGCTACGACATCTTCGCTGACCGGGACGGGGCGGGCGCCGCCATTCGCAGCGCCGGCGGGCAACTCGCGCTGGTCGGCCGTCCGTCCGACTTCGTTGCCGAGCAATGGCTGCGCGCCGATGGAGATGATAGAAGCGTCGACGATGCGGGGCTCAGACAGGATTCCCGCTGCGATAGTGCCGGATGCGTCGTGATCGCCGGGGAGGGAAGGCGGATCGCCTTCGTGCAGGATTTCGCAGCCTTCGAGGAGGATTGCCGCCGCGCCGCTGTGATCGTCAGTCGGATTCAGGCGCCGCCGAACTGTTCGGTCAGCCTTCTGCTCGACCGCGATGCATTGAAGGAGCGTGGCGCCGTGACGTTGCGCTTCGGGACGCAAACCGTCGAGATCCTGTCGGTCCGGAAGGGGCGGGAAGTGCTGCCTCTGGTGACGGCAAACACCGCTCCACCCGCCGTCTTGCCCGCTCAGGACAGGCCGCGACACGCGCGGCCGGTTCCCGAGCAGGATTTCCCTGACGAGGATGTCAGTACCGGCGAACCAGACTGA
- the lexA gene encoding transcriptional repressor LexA — protein MLTRKQHELLRFIHERLRETGVPPSFDEMKDALDLKSKSGIHRLITALEERGFIRRLPNRARALEVIRLPESTSGAGSQRRFTPSVVEGGLAGKAKTAPQPQADPRDREMSIPVMGRIAAGVPISAIQTRSHSITLSGDFLSQGDHFALEVRGDSMVEAGILDGDLVVIKRQDTANTGDIIVALIDDEEATLKRFRRRGSSIALEAANQAYETRVLGPDRVKIQGKLVSLVRRY, from the coding sequence ATGCTGACGCGTAAACAGCACGAATTGCTCCGCTTCATTCATGAGCGGCTGCGTGAAACCGGGGTTCCACCGTCCTTCGACGAGATGAAGGATGCGCTCGATCTCAAGTCGAAATCCGGCATCCACCGGCTCATTACCGCGCTCGAGGAGCGTGGGTTCATCCGGCGCCTGCCCAATCGGGCCCGGGCGCTCGAGGTGATCCGCCTGCCCGAGAGCACCAGCGGCGCCGGCAGCCAGCGCCGCTTTACCCCGAGCGTGGTCGAGGGCGGTCTCGCCGGCAAGGCGAAGACTGCGCCGCAGCCGCAGGCGGATCCGCGCGACCGGGAAATGTCGATCCCGGTCATGGGCCGGATCGCGGCCGGCGTGCCGATCTCGGCGATCCAGACCCGGAGCCATTCGATCACTCTGTCGGGCGATTTCCTCTCGCAGGGCGATCACTTCGCCCTGGAGGTGCGCGGAGACTCGATGGTCGAGGCCGGCATCCTCGACGGCGATCTCGTGGTGATCAAACGCCAGGACACGGCCAATACGGGCGACATTATCGTGGCGCTCATCGACGACGAGGAGGCGACCTTGAAGCGCTTCCGCCGCCGCGGCTCGTCGATCGCGCTGGAAGCCGCCAACCAGGCCTACGAGACCCGCGTGCTCGGCCCCGACCGGGTCAAGATCCAGGGCAAGCTCGTCAGTCTGGTTCGCCGGTACTGA
- the glp gene encoding gephyrin-like molybdotransferase Glp produces MSLISVEDALSRVLANVATPLGIEAAPLAASAGRTLAEDVGALRDQPPFPASAMDGYAVRSADCVQVPTTLHVIGTSAAGSRFTGTVGAMEAVRIFTGAPVPDGADAVVLQEDTELSGDRVTVKEAARADRHIRAAGLDFRAGDVLLQAGLRLDSRHIALAAAMGHGTLDVRRRPKVAVLATGDELVRAGEPVGPDQITASSLPATLLMATKAGAEAIDLGIARDTLESLDERIQAARDAEADILVTLGGASVGEHDLVQKALSRQGMDLGFWRVALRPGKPLMHGRLRETLLLGLPGNPVSSLVCAVLFLIPAIRALLGDQRAADDPTEDAILGADLPPNRERQDYMRASLALKDVPLSLAKGSERVMLPVATPHLMQDSSMLSILERSDALLVRPPHAPAATAGEPCRIIRLERFC; encoded by the coding sequence ATGAGCCTGATATCGGTCGAGGATGCCCTCTCCCGCGTGCTGGCGAATGTCGCGACGCCGCTCGGGATCGAGGCTGCCCCCCTCGCCGCCAGCGCCGGCCGCACCCTCGCCGAAGATGTCGGCGCCCTGCGCGACCAGCCGCCCTTTCCGGCTTCCGCCATGGATGGCTATGCGGTGCGCAGCGCCGACTGCGTTCAGGTTCCGACAACCCTTCATGTGATCGGCACCAGCGCGGCCGGATCCCGCTTCACGGGAACGGTCGGAGCCATGGAGGCCGTGCGGATCTTCACCGGGGCGCCCGTTCCGGATGGCGCCGATGCGGTGGTGCTGCAGGAGGACACGGAGCTCTCCGGCGACCGGGTGACGGTGAAGGAGGCGGCTCGCGCCGATCGCCATATCCGCGCCGCCGGTCTCGACTTCCGCGCCGGCGACGTGCTCCTGCAGGCAGGCCTTCGTCTGGATTCGCGCCATATCGCGCTTGCCGCCGCCATGGGGCACGGCACGCTCGATGTCCGCCGCCGGCCTAAGGTCGCCGTCCTCGCCACGGGCGACGAGCTGGTGCGGGCGGGCGAGCCCGTAGGGCCGGACCAGATTACGGCCTCGAGCCTTCCCGCCACTCTGCTGATGGCCACGAAGGCCGGTGCCGAGGCCATCGATCTCGGCATTGCCCGGGACACGCTCGAATCCCTCGACGAGCGCATCCAGGCGGCAAGGGATGCGGAGGCCGACATCCTCGTCACCCTGGGCGGCGCCTCGGTCGGCGAGCACGATCTGGTGCAAAAAGCCCTGAGCCGCCAAGGCATGGATCTCGGCTTCTGGCGCGTAGCCCTGCGGCCCGGAAAGCCGCTCATGCACGGACGCCTCCGCGAGACGCTGCTGCTGGGCCTTCCCGGCAATCCGGTGTCCTCGCTCGTCTGCGCCGTTCTCTTCCTGATCCCGGCGATCCGCGCCCTCCTCGGCGACCAGCGCGCCGCGGACGATCCCACGGAGGACGCGATTCTGGGCGCCGACCTGCCCCCGAACCGGGAGCGGCAGGACTACATGCGCGCCTCGCTCGCCCTCAAGGACGTGCCTCTGAGCCTCGCCAAGGGCAGCGAGCGTGTCATGCTCCCGGTTGCGACACCGCACCTCATGCAGGATTCGTCCATGCTGAGCATCCTGGAGCGTTCCGACGCCCTCCTCGTCCGCCCGCCCCACGCTCCTGCGGCGACAGCCGGCGAGCCCTGCCGGATCATCCGGTTGGAACGGTTTTGTTAG
- the moaC gene encoding cyclic pyranopterin monophosphate synthase MoaC, with protein sequence MTTLTHLDAAGEANMVDVSEKDVTSRTAIAEGCVIMRPETLSLIRQGDAKKGDVLGTARLAGIMASKRTHELIPLCHPLLISKVKVDCALDESLPGVRVTAEVKVSGQTGVEMEALTAVSVACLTIYDMVKAADKGMRIESVRLCRKSGGRSGDFEAP encoded by the coding sequence ATGACGACGCTCACGCATCTCGATGCGGCGGGCGAGGCCAACATGGTCGACGTCTCGGAGAAGGATGTCACCAGCCGCACCGCGATAGCGGAAGGATGCGTGATCATGCGGCCGGAGACATTGAGCCTGATCCGCCAAGGCGACGCCAAGAAGGGCGACGTGCTCGGCACGGCGCGGCTTGCCGGGATCATGGCCTCCAAGCGCACGCACGAACTCATTCCCCTGTGCCACCCGCTTCTGATCTCGAAGGTGAAGGTCGATTGCGCCCTCGACGAAAGCCTTCCCGGCGTTCGGGTGACGGCGGAGGTGAAGGTGTCCGGCCAGACGGGCGTCGAGATGGAGGCTCTGACCGCCGTGTCCGTCGCCTGCCTGACGATCTACGATATGGTGAAGGCCGCGGATAAGGGCATGCGGATCGAGAGCGTCCGTCTGTGCCGCAAGAGCGGCGGCCGCTCGGGAGACTTTGAGGCGCCATGA